From a single Collibacillus ludicampi genomic region:
- a CDS encoding D-2-hydroxyacid dehydrogenase, producing MVIITSCPISERHVKAIREISPVIDLRVYPSIEQAQESFADAEVLITYGEDLTPEIVKEMKRLKWIQVFSAGIEKMPLQQLEEQHVLVTNARGIHRIPLAEHVLGMMLVFAHRFHVFFDLQRTHTWDRSVRLEELYGKTVGIIGVGAIGSAIAEKAKAFQMRTMGVNTTGKSVPFVDETYPVQEMDRVLAESDYVVVIVALTPETKGFIGEREFKQMKESAIFINVSRGAVVDESALIRALKEGWIGGAALDVFVEEPLPPEHPLWSLPNCVITPHMSGRSPKYMERAQEIFRHNLNVYLHGTGEMINVIDPKKGY from the coding sequence ATGGTTATCATCACGAGCTGTCCTATCAGTGAGCGGCATGTGAAAGCGATTCGTGAGATATCGCCTGTGATCGATCTCAGGGTATATCCGTCGATCGAGCAGGCACAAGAATCTTTTGCGGATGCGGAAGTTTTGATTACTTACGGGGAAGACTTGACACCTGAGATCGTGAAAGAGATGAAACGGCTCAAATGGATACAGGTGTTTTCTGCAGGAATTGAGAAAATGCCCTTGCAACAACTGGAAGAGCAGCATGTTCTGGTGACGAACGCGCGCGGAATTCATCGCATCCCCTTGGCTGAACATGTGCTCGGGATGATGCTGGTATTTGCCCATCGCTTTCACGTGTTTTTCGATCTGCAGCGCACACATACATGGGATCGCTCTGTCCGCTTGGAAGAGCTTTATGGAAAAACGGTGGGGATCATCGGCGTGGGCGCCATCGGCTCGGCGATTGCGGAGAAAGCAAAAGCGTTTCAGATGCGGACAATGGGTGTCAATACGACAGGAAAATCTGTACCGTTTGTGGATGAAACATATCCGGTTCAAGAAATGGACAGGGTGTTGGCAGAAAGCGATTATGTGGTCGTGATCGTAGCTTTAACGCCGGAGACAAAAGGATTCATCGGTGAACGTGAATTCAAGCAGATGAAGGAATCGGCCATTTTCATCAACGTATCTCGCGGTGCCGTTGTCGATGAATCCGCCCTGATTCGTGCGCTGAAAGAAGGGTGGATCGGTGGGGCGGCGCTCGATGTGTTTGTCGAGGAACCGCTTCCCCCCGAACATCCGCTTTGGAGCTTGCCAAACTGTGTGATTACGCCGCATATGTCCGGACGTTCGCCGAAATACATGGAACGTGCGCAAGAAATTTTTCGGCATAACTTGAATGTCTATTTACACGGAACGGGTGAGATGATCAACGTGATCGATCCCAAGAAGGGGTATTAA
- the bioF gene encoding 8-amino-7-oxononanoate synthase has product MERLRHELESIRNKGLYRRLRRMESAASTRVIVDGREMLMCASNNYLGLADDHRLIEAAIEAIRKYGTGSSGSRLTTGNTALHEQLEERIARFKGTEAAIVFNTGYMANVAAMTALATAGDVIFSDEWNHASLIDGCRLSKADVVIYRHADLKDLEEKLMRYRSGKRNLIVTDGVFSMDGDIANLPGIVELAERYGAWVMVDDAHATGVLGRRGAGTVEHFDLHGRVHIQMGTLSKAVGAEGGYIAGTHELIEYLRNCARPFIFSTALSPGVIGTALTAIDLIENEPERRARLSLISKRVREELIEMGFRVMSGETPILPILIGEAERAVEFSHHLEEQGVFAPAIRPPSVPQGTSRIRLTLMATHTDEDVRDILGAFARIGQKMGVIR; this is encoded by the coding sequence ATGGAACGGTTGCGACACGAGCTTGAGAGCATCCGAAATAAGGGACTGTACCGCCGGTTGCGCAGGATGGAAAGCGCGGCGAGCACCAGGGTAATTGTCGATGGACGCGAGATGCTCATGTGTGCGTCCAACAATTATTTGGGGCTTGCAGATGATCACCGCCTGATTGAAGCAGCCATCGAGGCGATTCGCAAATATGGTACCGGTTCTTCCGGGTCGCGCTTAACGACGGGGAATACCGCTTTGCACGAACAGTTGGAAGAGAGAATTGCCCGTTTTAAAGGTACGGAAGCGGCAATTGTTTTCAACACAGGATACATGGCAAACGTGGCGGCGATGACAGCACTTGCCACTGCGGGAGACGTAATTTTCTCGGATGAATGGAACCATGCGAGTTTGATCGACGGTTGCCGCCTTTCGAAAGCGGATGTGGTGATCTACCGCCATGCGGATCTTAAAGACCTTGAAGAAAAACTGATGCGCTATCGCTCCGGCAAGCGGAACTTGATTGTAACAGACGGTGTTTTTTCGATGGATGGCGATATCGCAAATCTTCCGGGGATCGTGGAGTTGGCCGAACGATACGGGGCGTGGGTGATGGTGGATGATGCGCATGCGACGGGTGTCTTGGGACGTCGCGGCGCAGGGACGGTCGAACATTTCGATTTGCACGGACGGGTACACATCCAAATGGGAACTTTATCGAAAGCGGTCGGGGCGGAAGGCGGTTACATCGCTGGTACGCACGAATTAATCGAATATTTACGGAACTGTGCCCGACCGTTTATCTTTTCCACTGCACTTTCCCCCGGTGTGATCGGTACGGCTCTGACCGCTATTGATTTGATTGAAAACGAGCCGGAACGACGCGCTCGCTTGTCCTTGATCAGCAAGAGAGTAAGGGAAGAGCTGATAGAGATGGGCTTTCGGGTCATGTCGGGAGAGACACCGATTCTTCCGATTTTGATCGGAGAAGCGGAGAGAGCGGTTGAGTTTTCCCATCACTTGGAAGAACAAGGGGTTTTTGCCCCGGCCATACGTCCTCCCTCCGTACCGCAGGGGACATCACGTATTCGCCTGACGCTCATGGCCACACATACCGATGAAGACGTGAGAGACATTCTCGGCGCTTTTGCGAGAATCGGTCAGAAGATGGGAGTGATAAGATGA
- a CDS encoding YktB family protein, translating into MQFVGFQEADFDVFAVEGLEPRMERLKATLRPKLQQLGEDLAPTLSELTGEEMFAHVAKHARRVTNPPKDSWVAWSKSPRGYKMFPHFQIGAWYTHAFIQWGIIYESQMKGNFGEKLMNHLTEVRASLPGHYHWYPDHTNPNGLVHAEMTDADFERIATRLTKQKNGEVMVGIVVPREEAVRMDPADFERLAVETFQTLTPLYRLAFSQVE; encoded by the coding sequence TTGCAATTCGTTGGTTTCCAGGAAGCGGATTTCGATGTATTTGCTGTGGAAGGATTGGAACCGCGCATGGAAAGACTCAAAGCGACACTACGGCCCAAACTGCAGCAATTAGGGGAAGATCTGGCGCCTACACTCTCCGAACTGACTGGAGAAGAAATGTTTGCCCATGTGGCGAAGCATGCGCGCCGCGTCACCAATCCTCCAAAGGACAGTTGGGTCGCGTGGTCAAAATCGCCACGCGGTTATAAAATGTTCCCTCATTTTCAAATCGGTGCATGGTATACACATGCGTTTATCCAGTGGGGAATCATCTATGAATCGCAAATGAAAGGGAATTTTGGCGAGAAACTGATGAATCATTTGACGGAGGTTCGTGCATCCTTGCCCGGTCACTATCATTGGTATCCTGATCATACCAACCCAAACGGACTTGTCCATGCGGAAATGACCGACGCCGATTTTGAACGGATAGCGACACGCTTGACAAAACAGAAAAACGGCGAAGTGATGGTAGGAATCGTCGTACCGCGCGAGGAAGCAGTACGGATGGATCCGGCAGACTTTGAACGGCTCGCCGTTGAGACGTTTCAGACGTTGACTCCTTTATATCGTTTGGCTTTCTCACAGGTAGAGTAG
- a CDS encoding beta-ketoacyl-[acyl-carrier-protein] synthase family protein, translating into MILESAEHARARGAHAYGRVAGFAATSDAYHITQPHGEGMARAIRLSLKEADLSPGDIGYINAHGTSTPLNDYWETWAIKEAFGVHAYRIPVSSTKSMTGHLLGAAGAVEAIATILAMNEGILPPTMNLEHQDPMCDLDYIPLRSRRGRVEAAMSLSLGFGGHNAAVIFASI; encoded by the coding sequence ATGATTCTTGAGTCGGCAGAGCATGCCCGGGCACGTGGAGCGCATGCGTATGGACGGGTGGCCGGTTTCGCGGCAACCAGTGACGCGTACCATATCACACAGCCGCACGGAGAAGGGATGGCGCGGGCCATACGGCTCTCCCTCAAAGAGGCCGATCTTTCCCCCGGTGATATCGGCTATATCAATGCACACGGAACATCCACACCACTGAACGATTATTGGGAAACGTGGGCAATCAAAGAGGCTTTCGGCGTTCACGCTTACCGGATTCCCGTATCTTCGACGAAATCAATGACCGGCCACTTATTAGGCGCTGCAGGAGCGGTCGAAGCGATCGCAACCATTTTGGCCATGAATGAAGGTATTTTGCCCCCAACCATGAACTTGGAACATCAGGATCCCATGTGCGATCTCGATTATATTCCTCTGCGATCACGGCGGGGAAGGGTTGAAGCGGCAATGTCTCTTTCACTCGGGTTTGGGGGACATAATGCAGCAGTTATATTTGCGAGTATATAG
- a CDS encoding sodium:solute symporter, whose amino-acid sequence MNLLDTGMIILYFSVMIAIGVIGSKRAKTSEDFALAGRNLGFFMYLGCLCAVILGGASTIGTARLGYEFGISGMWFVTMIGLGIMCLGLFFIHRISGFKVTTISELLGKRYNENTRLISACVAAIYALMVSVTQVIGMGSIIHAVLGWDNTSSKLIGGGIVLFYTILGGMWSVTMTDIIQFMIKTVGIFFIMLPLSLVHAGGLGGLVTKLPEHYFDLSSMGIGKIFQYFLLYTLGMVVSQDIWQRIFTAKTTKISRVGAVSAGIYGIAYALALSLIGMCALVVLPTVKETQNVFANMALTILPSGLLGIVLASVCSALMSTASGTLLASSTLITHDIMKHFWFKNLEEKRFILLSRVITCLVGFLAITFAIWIQDVLVALDVAYAILTGAIFVPVVIGFYWKKATAKAGFYSIIIGAIVVLAGLAIEGISATTPIIYGMVTSFLVIIMASYMTQSKTDSPFEVTMSD is encoded by the coding sequence ATGAATCTACTTGATACCGGTATGATCATTCTGTATTTTTCCGTTATGATTGCGATCGGTGTAATAGGCTCTAAAAGAGCGAAAACATCGGAAGACTTTGCATTGGCGGGAAGAAATCTTGGGTTTTTTATGTATCTTGGCTGTCTTTGCGCAGTCATTCTTGGGGGAGCGTCCACCATCGGCACAGCCAGACTGGGTTATGAATTTGGCATTTCCGGAATGTGGTTTGTGACCATGATCGGCCTCGGAATCATGTGTCTCGGTCTCTTTTTCATTCATCGGATTTCCGGGTTTAAAGTGACGACAATCAGTGAATTGTTGGGAAAACGCTACAATGAAAATACGAGATTGATTAGCGCTTGTGTCGCAGCGATCTATGCATTGATGGTTTCAGTCACTCAAGTGATCGGGATGGGCTCGATTATCCACGCGGTGCTGGGGTGGGATAATACGTCATCAAAGTTGATCGGCGGTGGAATCGTCCTGTTTTATACCATTCTTGGCGGTATGTGGAGCGTTACGATGACTGACATTATTCAGTTTATGATCAAGACGGTCGGAATTTTTTTCATCATGCTCCCTCTAAGCTTGGTGCATGCGGGAGGATTGGGGGGGCTTGTTACTAAGCTGCCGGAGCATTATTTTGATCTTTCGAGTATGGGTATAGGCAAAATTTTTCAATATTTCTTGCTTTACACACTAGGGATGGTTGTCTCACAGGATATCTGGCAACGGATCTTCACGGCGAAAACCACGAAAATTTCACGAGTTGGTGCCGTTAGCGCGGGAATTTACGGCATAGCGTACGCATTAGCGTTGAGTTTGATCGGTATGTGTGCACTTGTCGTTCTTCCAACAGTAAAAGAAACACAAAATGTATTTGCCAATATGGCACTAACGATCCTTCCTTCAGGTTTGCTGGGAATTGTTCTTGCCAGTGTATGTTCCGCACTCATGTCTACAGCTTCCGGAACACTGTTGGCATCTTCTACGTTAATCACACATGATATTATGAAGCATTTCTGGTTTAAAAATTTAGAGGAGAAGCGTTTCATCTTGCTTTCCAGGGTGATCACCTGTCTGGTGGGCTTTCTTGCAATCACATTTGCGATCTGGATTCAAGATGTGCTAGTGGCGCTTGATGTCGCATATGCCATTTTAACGGGAGCGATTTTTGTTCCTGTTGTGATTGGATTCTATTGGAAAAAAGCGACTGCAAAAGCAGGATTTTATTCTATCATCATTGGGGCGATCGTTGTACTGGCAGGGCTGGCGATCGAAGGTATCAGCGCTACTACTCCTATCATTTACGGAATGGTCACCAGTTTTCTTGTCATAATCATGGCTTCCTATATGACCCAATCAAAAACGGATTCACCGTTTGAAGTAACGATGTCGGATTAA
- a CDS encoding shikimate kinase, with protein sequence MSENIEIPIREKNIVLIGFMGVGKTTIGKLVAQKLYRDFIDVDEEIEKIYKIPITQIFKELGEKEFRKFEKEFIVNTCSQTKLKVISLGGGAFLHEEVRNVCLSRCIVIYLDLSWESWKERLPLIIDSRPVLQNKTLEEIEEIFFKRREAYALHNSKICTNDLPPETVADSIVESIKMAWDLYQPHRE encoded by the coding sequence ATGTCAGAAAATATAGAAATCCCTATTCGCGAGAAAAATATTGTGTTGATCGGATTTATGGGAGTGGGCAAAACGACGATTGGCAAACTGGTGGCGCAAAAACTTTACCGAGACTTTATTGATGTCGATGAAGAAATCGAAAAAATCTATAAAATACCGATCACGCAAATTTTTAAGGAATTGGGTGAAAAAGAATTTCGTAAATTCGAAAAGGAATTCATTGTAAACACTTGCAGCCAGACGAAACTGAAGGTAATTTCTTTGGGGGGAGGAGCTTTCTTACATGAGGAAGTAAGAAATGTGTGTCTATCCAGATGTATCGTGATCTATCTTGATCTATCATGGGAATCCTGGAAAGAGAGGTTGCCTTTAATCATAGACAGTCGCCCGGTACTGCAAAACAAGACTTTGGAAGAGATCGAAGAGATTTTTTTTAAAAGAAGAGAGGCATATGCCCTTCATAATTCAAAAATCTGCACGAATGATTTGCCACCTGAAACAGTGGCCGATTCAATCGTCGAATCCATAAAAATGGCTTGGGATCTTTACCAACCGCATCGTGAATAA
- the bioD gene encoding dethiobiotin synthase: protein MNGFFVTATDTEVGKTLVTGGLAGALRKKGLDIGVYKPVQSGHLTHQPEGDAARLKRLSGVDDPLEEICPYSFSEPVAPRLAIQRSQKQVRSHDVIAGYERLKRKHRYLLVEGAGGIAVPYVEDALVVDIAKTLALPLLVVARPDLGTVNHTVLTIEYARSRGLQVAGVILSGCGRRQPISLSESHNPGMIEELANVRVLGKVPWLGDRPDESRIVEAIEEHVDLKSIQEVLIGGEKE from the coding sequence ATGAACGGATTCTTTGTAACCGCAACCGATACGGAAGTGGGCAAGACTCTGGTCACCGGGGGATTGGCTGGAGCGCTCAGGAAAAAGGGGCTCGATATCGGTGTGTATAAACCGGTACAGAGCGGTCATCTGACACACCAACCGGAAGGTGACGCGGCACGGTTAAAAAGGCTGTCGGGAGTCGATGATCCGCTTGAGGAGATTTGTCCTTATTCATTCAGCGAACCTGTGGCCCCGCGATTGGCGATTCAACGCTCACAAAAACAGGTACGGTCTCATGATGTGATTGCCGGTTACGAACGTCTGAAACGAAAGCACAGGTACCTTCTTGTAGAGGGGGCGGGAGGAATCGCAGTGCCTTATGTAGAGGACGCGTTGGTTGTCGATATTGCTAAAACGCTGGCTTTACCTTTGCTTGTGGTGGCAAGACCGGATCTCGGGACGGTAAACCATACGGTTTTGACGATTGAATATGCCCGTTCGCGGGGACTTCAAGTGGCCGGTGTAATCCTTTCCGGCTGTGGACGAAGGCAGCCCATCAGTCTGTCGGAATCACATAATCCCGGGATGATCGAAGAACTTGCAAATGTGCGGGTTCTTGGAAAAGTTCCTTGGTTGGGGGACCGACCGGACGAATCCAGGATTGTAGAGGCGATTGAGGAACATGTTGATTTGAAATCGATTCAAGAGGTATTGATAGGGGGAGAAAAAGAATGA
- the bioA gene encoding adenosylmethionine--8-amino-7-oxononanoate transaminase, protein MALLSYKELAEKNKKYLWHPFTQMKDYLADDPVIIESGQGRKLRDVQGNEYWDGVSSIWLNVHGHRVPELDQAIRDQLDKIAHSTLLGQANVPAILLAEQLVAIAPEGLTKVFYSDSGAEAVEIAIKMAYQYWQHKGRPEKNKFLTMKEAYHGDTIGSVSVGAIELYHQAFSHLLFPTEKVPYPHTYRSPFGDTPEAVLKGSLQEVEKVLQEKAGTLAAVIVEPVVQGASGIIVMPDGYMKGLRELCTRYDVLLIADEVATGFGRTGKMFACEHDGITPDLMTVAKGITGGYLPVAATLTTEKIYEAFLGDFAEKKTFFHGHSYTGNQLGCAVALANLELFRKRDLVNDVARKSLYVQERLETFKEFTHVGDIRQKGLMIGIELVRDKVTKEPFAWEERIGVKVCRRARELGMLIRPLGNVVVFMPPLGSTREELDQMLDILYQAIHDVTEKEVAKRHGTVATRA, encoded by the coding sequence ATGGCGCTTCTGTCCTATAAAGAATTGGCGGAAAAAAACAAGAAGTATCTCTGGCATCCGTTTACTCAGATGAAAGATTATTTGGCGGATGATCCCGTAATTATCGAGAGCGGACAAGGGCGAAAATTGCGTGATGTGCAAGGGAATGAGTATTGGGATGGTGTTTCGTCGATTTGGTTGAATGTGCACGGGCACCGGGTACCCGAATTGGATCAGGCGATACGTGACCAACTGGATAAGATCGCCCACTCCACACTACTCGGTCAAGCGAATGTGCCGGCGATCTTGTTGGCGGAACAACTTGTGGCGATTGCACCTGAAGGACTGACGAAAGTATTTTACTCCGATTCCGGAGCGGAAGCGGTAGAGATCGCCATTAAAATGGCGTATCAGTATTGGCAACATAAAGGACGGCCGGAGAAAAACAAATTTCTCACGATGAAAGAGGCTTATCATGGAGACACGATCGGGTCGGTCTCGGTCGGGGCGATCGAATTGTATCATCAAGCGTTCTCTCATCTTCTCTTCCCGACAGAAAAGGTTCCCTATCCGCATACATATCGAAGCCCGTTTGGTGACACCCCCGAAGCAGTTCTGAAAGGGTCTTTGCAGGAAGTGGAAAAGGTATTGCAGGAAAAAGCGGGTACCCTTGCAGCTGTGATCGTGGAACCGGTCGTTCAGGGAGCAAGCGGCATCATCGTTATGCCGGACGGTTATATGAAAGGGCTGCGCGAGTTGTGCACCCGCTATGATGTGCTCTTGATTGCTGATGAAGTGGCAACAGGATTCGGACGAACCGGAAAAATGTTCGCATGCGAACATGACGGCATTACACCGGATCTGATGACGGTTGCCAAAGGAATCACCGGCGGCTATCTACCCGTGGCGGCTACGTTAACAACAGAGAAGATTTATGAAGCGTTTTTAGGTGACTTCGCGGAGAAGAAGACATTTTTCCACGGTCATTCGTATACGGGTAACCAGTTGGGGTGTGCGGTCGCACTTGCCAATCTTGAACTCTTCCGCAAACGGGATTTGGTCAATGATGTCGCACGCAAAAGCTTGTATGTGCAAGAAAGACTCGAAACATTTAAAGAGTTTACGCACGTCGGTGACATCAGACAAAAAGGATTGATGATCGGTATCGAATTGGTCAGGGATAAAGTCACAAAGGAACCTTTCGCTTGGGAAGAGCGAATCGGTGTCAAGGTGTGCCGCCGTGCGCGCGAACTGGGTATGCTCATCCGCCCGTTGGGCAACGTGGTCGTATTCATGCCTCCGCTAGGTTCTACACGTGAGGAACTCGACCAAATGCTCGATATTTTGTATCAAGCGATTCACGATGTCACAGAAAAAGAGGTAGCAAAACGTCATGGAACGGTTGCGACACGAGCTTGA
- a CDS encoding 6-carboxyhexanoate--CoA ligase — translation MGAVFSVRMRASQESMHISGGERLAEEERVREIAHSLIERALTHERGGPDSIHLTIDKMDRSDIQSIAALPISTIPVRDVHEGYAAAQRKLVEAGIPSAIAAHAIDLLKKGPGPQGTVMRGAVLMDVQTGERLEPDIARGVRVSRFDWKEETLRSWMDEVSSFGFNRSRIWEAIALASKVAAAPGVLAEICWSDDPSYVTGYVSSPSLGYVRIPHLKEKGDPVGGRIFFVDRQQTDISTLIHYLEKQAVWIDQLPENLIIPSPQEIAVGVIHGTDERTGKD, via the coding sequence TTGGGTGCCGTATTTAGTGTGCGTATGCGTGCCTCACAAGAGTCTATGCACATCTCCGGCGGAGAGAGGTTGGCCGAAGAAGAACGAGTCAGGGAAATCGCCCATTCTCTCATTGAAAGGGCACTCACCCATGAGAGAGGGGGACCCGATAGCATTCATCTCACGATCGATAAAATGGATCGATCCGACATTCAATCCATTGCTGCTTTACCGATTTCGACGATCCCCGTGAGAGACGTTCATGAAGGATATGCAGCCGCACAGCGGAAGTTGGTGGAAGCGGGGATTCCTTCTGCGATCGCCGCACATGCAATCGATCTATTAAAAAAGGGCCCCGGCCCTCAAGGAACCGTCATGAGAGGTGCCGTACTCATGGACGTACAAACGGGAGAACGATTGGAACCTGACATTGCAAGAGGCGTTCGGGTCAGCCGCTTCGACTGGAAAGAAGAGACCTTGCGATCATGGATGGACGAAGTTTCATCTTTCGGCTTCAATCGTTCACGCATCTGGGAAGCGATCGCGCTTGCCAGCAAAGTGGCTGCCGCACCAGGGGTCCTTGCAGAAATATGCTGGTCGGATGATCCCAGCTATGTGACGGGATATGTAAGCTCTCCGTCGCTCGGTTATGTGCGCATTCCTCATTTGAAGGAGAAAGGGGATCCCGTAGGAGGACGTATTTTCTTCGTTGACCGGCAACAAACGGATATTTCCACACTCATTCACTATTTGGAAAAACAGGCGGTTTGGATCGACCAGCTTCCTGAGAATCTAATTATACCATCACCACAGGAAATAGCCGTTGGTGTCATTCATGGAACAGATGAAAGAACAGGAAAAGATTAA
- a CDS encoding HD domain-containing protein — MLNREAAWALLNEYTTNPSLIKHALAVEAAMRAYARKFGEDEELWGITGLLHDFDYEKYPTPEEHPFVGSKILREKGYPEEMIRAILGHANYSEVPRDTLLAKALFACDELSGFITAVALVRPTKSIFDVDVKAVKKKLKDKAFAKGVNREDVKNGPIELGVDMDEHIQFVIDALKEQADALGLRGVAVEA, encoded by the coding sequence ATGTTAAACCGGGAAGCAGCTTGGGCTCTTCTGAATGAATACACGACGAACCCGAGTCTCATTAAGCACGCATTGGCTGTTGAAGCTGCCATGCGTGCATATGCGCGTAAGTTTGGTGAAGATGAAGAACTATGGGGTATCACGGGTCTTTTACATGATTTTGATTACGAAAAATACCCTACGCCGGAAGAACATCCATTTGTGGGCAGCAAGATCCTTCGGGAAAAAGGTTATCCGGAAGAAATGATCCGAGCGATTCTTGGCCATGCGAATTATTCCGAAGTACCCCGTGATACTTTACTTGCAAAAGCCCTGTTCGCATGTGACGAATTGTCCGGATTTATCACAGCCGTCGCACTTGTCCGTCCTACCAAATCGATCTTTGATGTGGATGTCAAAGCGGTCAAAAAGAAATTGAAAGATAAAGCATTTGCGAAGGGAGTTAACCGGGAAGATGTAAAAAACGGACCGATCGAACTCGGTGTCGACATGGATGAGCATATCCAGTTCGTGATCGACGCGTTAAAAGAGCAGGCGGACGCACTAGGATTGCGCGGAGTTGCAGTGGAAGCATAA
- a CDS encoding SDR family NAD(P)-dependent oxidoreductase: protein MAIVTGGSRGIGRSCVFSLLKRGYEVGFLYQSDSEAARSTVKEGRERFGRAPIDFRANVAKAEEVSACVQVMYAKFGRIDLLINNAAIHCDKLLVHLSPDEFGRVIDINVKGIFQMTRFVLPIMMKQRLGTIVNVGSIVGREGRIGQSAYAASKAALLGFTQAVAAEAAPFGIKINSWANRYRDDTTDDGESEASNTGMHSDCKDATIG from the coding sequence GTGGCCATCGTTACAGGGGGATCGCGCGGCATCGGTCGTTCCTGTGTTTTCAGTCTGCTCAAACGCGGTTATGAAGTCGGATTTTTATATCAGAGCGATTCAGAGGCTGCCCGTTCTACGGTGAAAGAAGGTCGGGAACGATTTGGACGGGCGCCAATCGATTTCCGGGCGAATGTAGCCAAAGCGGAGGAAGTATCCGCTTGTGTTCAAGTGATGTATGCAAAGTTTGGCCGAATTGATCTTCTCATCAATAATGCTGCCATTCACTGCGATAAACTCCTTGTACACTTGTCTCCTGATGAGTTCGGCAGGGTGATCGATATCAATGTAAAAGGTATCTTTCAAATGACCCGCTTCGTTTTGCCGATCATGATGAAACAAAGACTGGGGACTATCGTCAACGTAGGTTCGATCGTTGGTCGCGAGGGAAGGATCGGGCAAAGTGCATACGCCGCAAGCAAAGCGGCTTTGCTCGGTTTTACGCAAGCGGTAGCGGCAGAAGCGGCCCCTTTCGGTATCAAGATCAATTCCTGGGCTAACCGATACAGGGATGACACGACAGATGACGGAGAAAGCGAAGCGTCAAACACTGGAATGCATTCTGATTGCAAGGATGCAACGATCGGATGA
- the bioB gene encoding biotin synthase BioB, with product MTQMTKTMDWKELASRVIEGYEVTRDEALAILQEEDDRVLELLQAAFLIRKKYYGKKVKLNMIINAKSGLCPEDCGYCSQSIVSTAPIEKYALLSKESILAGAQEAIKRKAGTYCIVASGRKPTDKEIDQIVEAVKEIRETTQLKICCCLGLLSPEHAEKLAAAGVHRYNHNLNTSQENYENICSTHTYDDRVETVKTAKAAGISPCSGAIFGMGETDEGAVDIAFSLKELDADSIPCNFLNPIEGTPLEGTRKLTPVKCLKLLAMMRFVNPTKEIRISGGREVNLRHLQAMGLYAANSIFVGDYLTTAGQEPVADWQMIEDLGFEIEECAL from the coding sequence ATGACACAAATGACGAAAACGATGGATTGGAAAGAACTTGCATCTCGCGTGATTGAAGGATATGAAGTGACCCGCGATGAGGCGTTGGCAATCTTGCAGGAAGAGGATGACCGGGTGCTTGAACTCTTACAAGCCGCTTTTCTCATCCGCAAGAAATATTACGGGAAAAAAGTGAAGTTAAACATGATCATCAACGCGAAATCAGGATTGTGTCCTGAAGATTGCGGATATTGTTCACAATCGATCGTATCAACCGCTCCGATTGAAAAATATGCACTTCTTTCAAAAGAATCAATCCTGGCGGGGGCACAGGAAGCGATCAAAAGAAAAGCGGGCACCTATTGCATCGTGGCTTCCGGCCGCAAGCCGACAGACAAGGAAATCGACCAGATCGTGGAAGCGGTCAAAGAAATCCGGGAAACGACACAATTGAAAATCTGTTGTTGCTTGGGACTGTTAAGTCCTGAACACGCGGAGAAGCTCGCGGCTGCGGGAGTGCATCGCTACAACCATAATTTGAATACCAGCCAGGAAAACTATGAAAATATTTGTTCGACCCACACCTATGATGATCGGGTCGAAACGGTGAAGACGGCAAAAGCGGCAGGTATATCCCCTTGCTCAGGCGCCATCTTTGGGATGGGCGAAACAGATGAAGGAGCGGTCGATATCGCCTTTTCACTGAAGGAACTGGATGCCGATTCGATTCCCTGCAACTTCCTCAATCCGATTGAGGGTACGCCTTTGGAAGGAACTCGGAAACTCACGCCTGTTAAATGTTTGAAATTGCTTGCCATGATGCGTTTTGTCAATCCTACAAAAGAAATCCGCATTTCTGGCGGGCGCGAAGTGAATTTACGTCATTTACAAGCGATGGGATTATATGCGGCCAATTCCATTTTCGTTGGAGACTATTTGACGACAGCCGGACAAGAACCGGTTGCAGATTGGCAAATGATCGAGGATCTGGGGTTTGAAATTGAAGAATGCGCGCTTTGA